From Candidatus Acididesulfobacter guangdongensis:
TATAAGCAAAAATCCTGTTAGCAGGCGCATAGTAACCTATCGATATTTATAATTATACATGGCTATTAATATAATTATATATTATAGGGGATGAAATTATTAAAGATAAAATTATTAAATATAAAGCTTCGGGGGGGGGGGGTATTCATCATTTTATTTTTATTCATTATTTCCCTGATATCTAACGTATTGCAAACTATATTGTAAAAATATTTTATAAAAGCACGCCGCATAATCTGTAAAACAAATTACTTATAATGTATTAATTATATATAATTATACATAAAATAATATTACATATTCTATTTATGATATTTATTCGTGATGTTGCAATTTTAATAATATCAATAAATTAACAGTTTAAATTAACCTTTTTCATTTCAGGTGTCAAGATATTACATTATTTTTTAAAAAAAATCAACTATTTTTTTAATTATTTTTTATTGACATATAGAATACAATTTTATAAAATCAAAAATTGTAAATAATATAAATAAATAAGTTTAATTCTAAATAGAAATTATATATATAACATCATAATTTAAAATACCTTGTTTATTTATCAAAAACCAAGCAAGAAAACTCCGGCTTCTTAAGCGGGAGTAGTTCACTTAATTTAAGGAGAGCTGATTATGCAGGCAGCGGACGGCGGAGAGTTTATAAATTTAATAGATTCGGCGGATTGCAGTTTAGAACCAAATAATTTAGAAGCAAATTCCGTGCGTAATAATATTTTAACCGTCGATGCGTATGACGGCAGTTCAGATATCCATAGTGACGATAATAATAAGATAGGCTATAAAAATAATGGCGCAAACAACAAAAATGACAGTGCAATTAGCGGTTCTAACCGTATCCAGTCGCTAAACAGTCCTGCATTTATCAAAGATAATATAATTAACGGCGTTGATGATATCGCAATTTCCGATATATTAAATTCCATGGAAGAAGCAGTGGTGATTACCAATAAAGAAAATAAAGTAATATTCTGCAACAGTTATTTTATGATTAATTTTAATATCAATTTAAATAGCTGTCTTAATAAAAATATCAAAGAAATTCAATATTTTAAATATTTGTTTTCCGATAACTTAACAGTTCCGACCGAAATTAAAGACCTTGCTTCAGGATATAAGGTAACCAATATATATGAAATAGACAATCAGGATCATTATTTTGAAAACGACCGGATTCCTATATATGACAGCAGCGGAGAAACAAAAGGCATTGTCTATCTTTTCAGAGATATAACAAAAGAAATAAGATTTGAACAAAAATTGAACATACTTGCAAAAACAGACAGTTTATCAGGTTTATATAATTCAAGATATTTTTACGACGAACTTGAAAAAGAAATGACAAGGTGCGCAAGATATGGTTACGACCTGGCTTTAATGTTTATTGATATAGATAATTTCAAAATTTTTAACGATACATACGGTCATAAAGTTGGAGATGAGATAATAAGATTTACGGCTTATGCTTTAAATAATTCTGTCAGAAAAAAGATTGATACAGTATGCAGGTACGGGGGCGATGAGTTTGTCGCAATTTTGCCTAATACTAATGCGATGCGTTCTACAATAGTTGCAAACAGGATAATGAACTTTTTTAATAGCGGATTAAATGAAAAATTGCAGACTTACAGCGTTAATCCCGATATTTGCGCAGATAACAATATCGTTGCGGAAAATGTTGGCGCAGATAAAAAAATTAATTTATCTGTAGGTATAAGCGAATATAAAAAAACGGGAAAAAGAGCGAGGAGCTCATAAATGAAGCGGACAGCGCAATGTATAGAGCTAAAAAACAGAGCAGCTGCAAGGTCTGTATCTTTAATAATAAATAATAAATAAATTAAAATAATTTAGCATATATAGTAGGGTCTTCAATGCCGGCTTCTATAAATCCGTTCTTGCGCAATATGCACGAATCGCAAACACCGCAGGCAAGACCGCCAATCGGGTCATAGCAGCTGTGGGTCATTTCCAAAGGTACGTTTATGTCGTGAGCCTTTTTTATTATATCTTTTTTGCCCATATTTATAAGCGGTGTATGAATTTTAAATTTTAATTGCCCGGTAACTGAAGCCTTTGTTGCAATATTTGCCATTTTTTCAAAACTTTGTATGTATTCGGGTCTGCAATCAGGATAACCGCTATAGTCGATCCAGTTTACACCGATGAAAATATCTCCGGCATTGTTGACTTCGCCGACAGCTATAGCATATGAAAGAAATATTGTATTTCTTGCAGGAACATAAGTTATCGGTATATTGTTTTTTTGTGCTTTTGGTGTATTGTCTTTCTGCGCAGCAAGTTCAGAGCTTTCTGAATTATCGGTTGTATAAAGAGGGTCTGACGCCGCAGCAATTTTAATTTGATTTTTTGGAACGCTGATATCAAAATCCACTAAGGCTGAGCCTTTAATACTGCTGAAATCCAAGTTTATTATAATGTGGTTTTTAATATTAAAATATTCTGCTATTTTCTTGGCATGGTCTATTTCAGTTTTGTGCCGCTGATTATAAAAAAAAGAAACAGGGATAACTTCATAGCCTTCGTCCAATGCAATTTTTAAAACTGTTGATGAATCCAGACCGCCGCTAAATAAGATAACGGCTTTTTTTGAATTATTCATAGATTATATAGTCGGCGCATTAAAATTGAATTTTTTTATTTATTTTTGTTTATTGACTTAGCA
This genomic window contains:
- a CDS encoding sensor domain-containing diguanylate cyclase; translation: MQAADGGEFINLIDSADCSLEPNNLEANSVRNNILTVDAYDGSSDIHSDDNNKIGYKNNGANNKNDSAISGSNRIQSLNSPAFIKDNIINGVDDIAISDILNSMEEAVVITNKENKVIFCNSYFMINFNINLNSCLNKNIKEIQYFKYLFSDNLTVPTEIKDLASGYKVTNIYEIDNQDHYFENDRIPIYDSSGETKGIVYLFRDITKEIRFEQKLNILAKTDSLSGLYNSRYFYDELEKEMTRCARYGYDLALMFIDIDNFKIFNDTYGHKVGDEIIRFTAYALNNSVRKKIDTVCRYGGDEFVAILPNTNAMRSTIVANRIMNFFNSGLNEKLQTYSVNPDICADNNIVAENVGADKKINLSVGISEYKKTGKRARSS
- a CDS encoding 7-cyano-7-deazaguanine synthase, producing the protein MNNSKKAVILFSGGLDSSTVLKIALDEGYEVIPVSFFYNQRHKTEIDHAKKIAEYFNIKNHIIINLDFSSIKGSALVDFDISVPKNQIKIAAASDPLYTTDNSESSELAAQKDNTPKAQKNNIPITYVPARNTIFLSYAIAVGEVNNAGDIFIGVNWIDYSGYPDCRPEYIQSFEKMANIATKASVTGQLKFKIHTPLINMGKKDIIKKAHDINVPLEMTHSCYDPIGGLACGVCDSCILRKNGFIEAGIEDPTIYAKLF